From Ignavibacteriales bacterium, a single genomic window includes:
- a CDS encoding KH domain-containing protein, protein MEEKEDKTIFKLRVEQTDVGKLIGKKGRTASALRVLLRAVAAKEGKKAVLDIIG, encoded by the coding sequence GTGGAAGAGAAGGAGGACAAGACGATCTTCAAGCTCAGAGTAGAGCAAACGGATGTGGGGAAACTCATAGGAAAGAAGGGACGTACGGCGTCGGCTTTGAGAGTGCTCTTGCGGGCAGTGGCCGCGAAAGAAGGGAAAAAAGCCGTGCTCGATATCATAGGCTGA
- the rimM gene encoding ribosome maturation factor RimM (Essential for efficient processing of 16S rRNA), whose protein sequence is MVAVGRITRSIGLKGELNVSLLTDTSQRFEKLKTVWIGIDESLAVKHAVTAVRVTRSAAVVKLKGVDSRTAGDSLRSQLVFIAAKDVVMPKKGSYFIHDIVGMSVETESGEPVGTVQEVMQLPANDVWVVVEGEKEFLIPAIKDVIRSVDVQRRKVVIRPLEGLLE, encoded by the coding sequence ATGGTTGCTGTCGGAAGAATCACCAGAAGCATAGGTCTCAAGGGCGAGCTGAACGTCTCACTGCTCACCGATACCTCGCAACGCTTCGAAAAACTGAAAACAGTCTGGATTGGAATTGATGAGTCCCTGGCGGTGAAACATGCCGTCACCGCTGTGAGAGTGACACGCTCGGCGGCCGTTGTGAAGTTGAAGGGGGTTGATTCTCGCACCGCTGGAGACTCGCTGCGGAGCCAGTTGGTTTTCATCGCAGCAAAAGATGTGGTGATGCCGAAAAAGGGTTCGTACTTCATCCACGACATTGTCGGGATGAGCGTTGAAACGGAATCGGGTGAACCAGTCGGGACGGTGCAGGAGGTGATGCAGCTCCCCGCAAACGATGTGTGGGTTGTGGTGGAGGGGGAAAAGGAATTCCTGATCCCGGCGATCAAAGATGTTATTCGGTCAGTCGATGTGCAGCGTCGGAAAGTGGTGATTCGTCCGCTGGAAGGGTTGTTGGAGTGA
- the atpA gene encoding F0F1 ATP synthase subunit alpha codes for MPEVRPDEVSAILRKQLSGFQKEVDVYDVGTVLQVGDGIARVYGLSKVMASELVEFPHDVFGMVLNVEEDNVGCVLFGESRFVKEGDIVKRTKRLASMPVGEEMLGRVVTPLGEPIDGKGPIKTERFLPLERKALGVLQRQPVKEPLQTGLKAVDGMIPIGRGQRELIIGDRQTGKTAVALDAIINQKYTHTEKAKSEGIKPVFCIYVAIGQKGSTLAQVVSKLEEFGAMEYTTVIQATASDPAPLQFIAPYAGATLGEFFRDSGRHALVIYDDLSKHAQAYRQMSLLLRRPPGREAYPGDVFYLHSRLLERASKLNDNLGGGSLTALPIIETQAGDVSAYIPTNVISITDGQIYLESSLFNSGIRPAINVGISVSRVGGNAQIKALRKVAGRLRLDLAQYRELEAFAKFGSDLDKATQQQLRRGSRLVELLKQGQYVPMPVEKQIVGIFAGTNGYLDAIPMEDVMRYERELHEFIEMKYSDIYVTISGTKELSDVTAAKLHEVLKEFAGKFRTSGKAA; via the coding sequence ATGCCAGAAGTGAGACCTGATGAAGTTTCTGCAATACTGCGGAAACAACTCTCCGGTTTTCAAAAGGAAGTTGACGTGTATGACGTGGGCACCGTGCTCCAGGTTGGAGATGGTATCGCCCGCGTCTATGGCCTGTCCAAGGTTATGGCGAGCGAACTCGTGGAGTTCCCGCATGACGTGTTTGGCATGGTGTTGAATGTCGAAGAGGACAATGTCGGCTGTGTGCTGTTTGGCGAAAGCAGATTCGTGAAGGAGGGGGACATTGTCAAAAGGACAAAGCGCCTTGCCTCGATGCCGGTGGGAGAGGAGATGCTGGGACGGGTCGTGACGCCGCTTGGTGAGCCGATTGATGGAAAAGGGCCGATCAAGACAGAACGGTTTCTGCCACTGGAACGAAAGGCGCTTGGTGTGCTGCAGCGTCAGCCTGTGAAGGAACCTCTGCAAACCGGCCTGAAGGCTGTCGATGGCATGATCCCCATCGGACGTGGCCAACGCGAGCTGATTATCGGAGATCGGCAAACAGGGAAGACCGCCGTCGCACTCGATGCGATCATCAATCAGAAGTACACGCACACGGAGAAAGCAAAGAGCGAAGGGATCAAGCCGGTCTTCTGCATTTATGTCGCTATCGGTCAGAAGGGTTCCACGTTGGCGCAGGTGGTAAGCAAGCTGGAAGAGTTTGGAGCGATGGAGTATACGACCGTCATCCAGGCCACGGCAAGTGACCCCGCTCCTCTGCAGTTCATTGCTCCGTACGCCGGCGCAACGCTTGGCGAGTTTTTCCGTGACAGCGGACGACACGCTCTCGTCATTTACGATGATCTCTCGAAACATGCCCAGGCATATCGCCAGATGTCCCTGCTTCTGCGCCGCCCTCCTGGACGCGAAGCCTATCCGGGCGATGTGTTCTATCTCCATTCTCGTCTGCTGGAACGGGCCTCCAAGCTGAACGACAATCTTGGCGGCGGAAGCCTGACCGCTCTCCCGATTATTGAAACACAGGCAGGCGACGTCTCTGCGTACATTCCGACAAACGTCATCTCGATTACCGATGGACAGATTTACCTCGAATCGAGCCTGTTCAACTCTGGTATTCGCCCTGCGATCAACGTCGGCATCTCGGTTTCGCGCGTTGGCGGTAATGCGCAGATCAAAGCCCTGCGGAAGGTCGCCGGACGTCTGCGCCTCGACCTCGCCCAGTACCGTGAACTGGAAGCGTTCGCGAAATTCGGCTCTGACCTGGACAAAGCAACGCAGCAGCAGCTTCGCCGGGGTTCCCGTCTCGTTGAGTTGCTCAAGCAGGGGCAGTATGTGCCGATGCCTGTGGAGAAGCAAATCGTGGGAATTTTCGCCGGCACAAACGGATATCTTGATGCAATACCGATGGAAGATGTGATGCGCTATGAACGCGAATTGCACGAATTCATCGAAATGAAGTACTCTGATATCTATGTGACGATTTCCGGAACGAAAGAACTTTCCGATGTTACGGCGGCCAAACTCCACGAAGTCCTGAAGGAATTCGCCGGCAAGTTCAGGACCTCTGGGAAGGCTGCATAA
- the ffh gene encoding signal recognition particle protein, with amino-acid sequence MFESLSQKLESVFKKLRGEGRITEANVAENLREIRRVLLDADVNYKVAKQFIDDVQKRAIGQDVLNSITPGQLIIKIIYDEMVKLLGESKAEIRTSQTPPTVVLIAGLQGSGKTTFAAKLAGYLKSKGSNPLLVAADVHRPAAIDQLMTLGKQLDVPVFTDRGQSAVKIAGDSIDFARKNIRDTVIIDTAGRLHVDEEMMREVASIKEITKPHEILFVVDAMTGQDAVNTAKAFHDRLNFDGVVLTKLDGDSRGGAALSIRSVVQKPIKFIGIGEKLDALEPFYPERIASRILGMGDIVTLVEKAQQQFDEEKAVKLEEKLRKSQLTLEDFLEQLREVKKMGPLSQVLGMLPGMNRIPADVQVDDNALVRIEAMIQSMTQEERLRPSVINGSRRRRIALGSGTTVQEVNRLLKQFDEMQKMMKRLTRGGMKRAMQGMRLPNR; translated from the coding sequence ATGTTCGAAAGCCTTAGTCAGAAGCTTGAATCGGTCTTCAAGAAACTGCGCGGAGAGGGGCGGATTACCGAGGCGAACGTCGCCGAGAATCTCCGTGAGATCAGAAGAGTTCTTTTAGATGCGGACGTCAATTACAAGGTCGCCAAGCAGTTTATCGACGACGTCCAGAAGCGGGCAATTGGTCAGGATGTCCTGAACAGTATCACCCCCGGGCAGTTGATCATCAAAATCATTTATGATGAGATGGTCAAACTACTCGGCGAGTCGAAAGCTGAGATCAGAACGTCGCAGACTCCCCCGACCGTGGTTCTCATCGCAGGCCTTCAAGGCTCGGGGAAAACCACGTTTGCGGCAAAGCTCGCCGGGTATCTGAAGAGCAAAGGGAGCAATCCCTTGCTGGTTGCAGCTGATGTGCATCGGCCGGCTGCCATTGACCAGCTGATGACGCTTGGAAAGCAGCTGGACGTCCCGGTCTTCACGGACCGGGGTCAATCTGCAGTCAAGATCGCCGGCGACTCGATTGATTTTGCGCGAAAGAATATTCGCGATACAGTCATCATCGACACCGCTGGCCGCCTGCACGTCGATGAAGAGATGATGCGGGAAGTGGCCTCGATCAAGGAGATCACGAAGCCGCACGAGATTCTGTTCGTCGTCGACGCAATGACCGGACAGGACGCCGTGAATACGGCGAAAGCGTTTCACGACCGTCTCAATTTCGACGGCGTGGTGCTGACGAAGCTCGATGGCGATAGCCGCGGCGGCGCTGCTCTCTCGATTCGCTCGGTTGTTCAGAAGCCGATCAAGTTTATCGGCATCGGCGAGAAGCTCGACGCGCTGGAACCGTTTTATCCGGAGCGCATCGCGTCCAGAATCCTCGGCATGGGTGACATTGTCACCCTCGTTGAGAAGGCGCAGCAGCAATTCGATGAAGAGAAGGCGGTCAAGCTCGAGGAGAAGCTCCGTAAGTCGCAGCTGACGCTGGAAGATTTTCTCGAGCAGCTTCGAGAAGTGAAAAAGATGGGTCCCCTGAGCCAGGTCCTCGGGATGTTGCCCGGAATGAATCGTATTCCAGCCGATGTCCAGGTCGACGACAATGCCCTCGTGCGGATTGAGGCGATGATCCAGTCAATGACGCAGGAAGAACGCCTCCGGCCCTCCGTCATCAATGGCAGTCGTCGAAGGCGCATCGCTCTTGGGAGCGGAACGACGGTGCAGGAGGTGAACCGCCTGTTGAAGCAGTTCGATGAAATGCAGAAAATGATGAAGCGATTGACCAGGGGGGGTATGAAGCGTGCGATGCAGGGGATGCGACTCCCGAACCGCTAG
- the atpG gene encoding ATP synthase F1 subunit gamma, with product MATLREIRRRISGVKNTQKITKAMKMVAAARLRRAQEAIIFARPYARKLGELLRHLVTKVDVNLNALLVGRETKNVLLIVITADRGLCGSFNSNIIKAAVNQLKTYSGLQARVLTVGRKGTDFFGKRNFTVVSKYPGIFTDLDFSDAREIVQEITEGFLRGDYDRVDVIYNEFKSVIQQRIVIEQLLPIPPEETKSSKDLHSLSQVDYIYEPSSVEIVNALIPRHLNFQMWRMLLESNAAEQGARMTAMDNATENAKELIRDLTLKFNNARQASITKELLEIVSGAEALTKAG from the coding sequence ATGGCAACACTTCGCGAAATACGACGGCGCATCTCTGGTGTTAAGAATACCCAGAAAATCACCAAGGCTATGAAAATGGTCGCGGCTGCCCGGCTGCGACGGGCACAGGAAGCGATCATCTTTGCGCGCCCGTACGCAAGAAAGCTCGGCGAGCTCCTCCGCCATCTCGTTACGAAGGTGGACGTCAACCTCAATGCCCTCCTCGTCGGCCGGGAAACAAAAAACGTCCTTCTCATCGTCATCACTGCCGATCGCGGTTTGTGCGGATCTTTCAACAGCAATATCATCAAGGCGGCTGTCAATCAGCTGAAGACGTACTCAGGCCTTCAAGCACGTGTGCTCACAGTCGGGCGAAAAGGAACGGACTTCTTCGGTAAGAGAAATTTCACGGTCGTGTCCAAGTATCCCGGCATTTTCACCGACCTCGATTTCAGCGATGCGCGGGAAATTGTTCAGGAAATCACCGAAGGGTTCCTCAGGGGAGACTACGACAGGGTTGATGTGATCTACAACGAATTCAAGTCGGTCATTCAACAGAGGATCGTCATCGAACAGCTGCTTCCTATTCCACCGGAGGAGACGAAATCGTCGAAGGATCTTCATTCCCTGTCGCAGGTCGACTATATTTACGAGCCGTCGAGCGTGGAAATCGTCAATGCGCTCATTCCGCGTCACCTGAATTTCCAGATGTGGCGGATGCTCCTTGAGTCAAATGCCGCTGAACAGGGAGCCCGGATGACGGCTATGGACAACGCTACGGAGAACGCGAAAGAGCTTATCCGTGACCTCACGCTCAAGTTCAACAATGCACGCCAGGCATCGATCACCAAGGAACTGCTTGAAATTGTAAGTGGCGCTGAAGCGTTAACCAAAGCAGGCTGA